Proteins encoded in a region of the Cataglyphis hispanica isolate Lineage 1 chromosome 14, ULB_Chis1_1.0, whole genome shotgun sequence genome:
- the LOC126854716 gene encoding forkhead box protein D1 has protein sequence MCSNESPPPAKEPLAVGLGNHMAGFLPGLEHYRLHLYHYAMAERLRLAQSLHPQHPGVAAAHPPSGAPTAHLGMSPGFPAPLPLYPAAAAAAGYPSRLALSMALLHPHHQRIPEEPKPQHSYIGLIAMAILSSPEKKLVLSDIYQHILEHYPYFRTRGPGWRNSIRHNLSLNDCFVKSGRSANGKGHYWAIHPANLEDFRRGDFRRRKAQRKVRRHMGLAVDEEPDSPSPPPLPATPPPPTALGPSVATQQISAMWPHHHHHQQQQQQQQQQNSFQSQSLRQSSFQPRKRQFDVASLLAPDDQHQIEVDVLRSVKSRKFSCSEDELPEADQDDEDVDVDVVADANALPSPGTPPSTSPELPKVVSPAVHWNNQSVQSGGQQQQQQQLSAVHLHNHLHVRNYYIPANSASGSSV, from the coding sequence ATGTGCAGCAACGAGAGCCCGCCGCCGGCGAAGGAACCATTAGCCGTCGGCCTGGGTAATCATATGGCCGGCTTTCTGCCGGGTCTCGAGCACTATCGGCTTCACCTGTACCATTATGCGATGGCGGAACGATTGCGGTTGGCGCAGAGTTTACATCCGCAGCATCCTGGCGTAGCAGCGGCACATCCGCCGTCGGGCGCGCCGACGGCCCATCTAGGGATGAGTCCGGGTTTCCCGGCGCCACTGCCGCTGTATCCAGCAGCCGCGGCTGCAGCCGGCTATCCCAGTCGACTGGCCTTGTCTATGGCGCTGCTGCATCCGCATCATCAGCGAATACCCGAAGAGCCGAAACCTCAGCACAGTTACATCGGCCTAATCGCTATGGCGATACTGTCATCGCCGGAGAAGAAGCTTGTGTTGTCCGACATCTATCAGCACATCCTCGAGCACTATCCCTATTTCCGCACCCGCGGACCCGGCTGGCGCAACTCAATCCGGCACAATCTCTCGCTCAACGACTGCTTCGTCAAGTCCGGCAGAAGTGCCAATGGCAAGGGCCATTATTGGGCGATACATCCGGCGAATCTGGAAGACTTTCGACGCGGTGATTTTCGCCGGCGTAAAGCTCAGCGCAAGGTTCGTCGGCATATGGGTCTGGCGGTGGACGAAGAGCCGGACAGTCCCAGTCCACCGCCCCTGCCCGCCACGCCGCCACCTCCGACGGCCCTCGGTCCTTCGGTGGCAACACAACAGATATCCGCCATGTGGCCGCATCATCATCACCAccaacagcagcaacagcagcagcaacaacagaaCTCCTTTCAGAGCCAGTCTCTTCGACAATCGTCCTTTCAGCCGAGGAAGCGGCAATTCGACGTGGCATCCCTGCTGGCGCCAGACGATCAGCATCAAATTGAGGTTGACGTGCTGAGATCGGTCAAGTCGCGCAAGTTCAGTTGCAGCGAGGACGAGCTGCCGGAGGCCGATCAGGATGACGAGGACGTGGACGTCGACGTGGTGGCTGATGCAAACGCCTTACCATCGCCCGGCACACCGCCGTCGACCAGCCCGGAGCTGCCCAAAGTCGTGTCACCGGCTGTTCATTGGAACAATCAGAGTGTACAGAGCGGCGgtcagcaacagcagcaacagcaactGTCGGCCGTACACCTTCACAATCATCTACACGTCAGAAATTACTACATCCCGGCTAACTCCGCCAGCGGGTCCAGCGTCTAA